One stretch of Trichocoleus desertorum ATA4-8-CV12 DNA includes these proteins:
- the truA gene encoding tRNA pseudouridine(38-40) synthase TruA translates to MSSVLPLPSDALDSVVELKSSSSQRVALVIQYLGTHFHGWQRQAHHRTVQEEIEKALESVLGYPVALSGAGRTDAGVHAAAQVAHFDAPGSSIPAYRWATILNSRLPKDVLIRASTAVGVDWHARFSAAWRRYRYTLYTDAVPNLFVQPLAWHYYYAPLDDVLMQSALDPLLGRHHLAAFHRAGSKRAHSWVEVQDVICQRQGPFVHMEIQASGFLYGMVRLLMGLLVQVGTGMRSPEEFTELWQSERRDQVKYAAPPQGLCLLRVGYPDHPFPPDIWFDTQPKLVLPAMAVSEPCSL, encoded by the coding sequence ATGTCCTCTGTACTGCCTCTGCCATCTGATGCGCTTGATTCAGTTGTTGAACTCAAGTCAAGCTCATCTCAGCGAGTCGCCCTGGTAATTCAATACTTGGGCACTCATTTTCATGGTTGGCAGCGACAGGCCCATCATCGAACCGTGCAGGAAGAGATAGAAAAGGCACTGGAATCAGTACTAGGTTACCCTGTCGCTCTTTCGGGAGCAGGTAGGACCGATGCAGGAGTGCATGCGGCTGCTCAAGTCGCGCACTTTGATGCTCCAGGCTCATCGATTCCTGCTTACCGTTGGGCTACTATTCTCAATTCACGTTTGCCCAAAGATGTTTTGATTCGTGCCTCAACGGCAGTGGGTGTTGATTGGCATGCTCGATTTTCAGCGGCCTGGCGGCGCTATCGCTATACCCTGTACACCGATGCAGTTCCCAACCTGTTTGTGCAGCCATTAGCTTGGCACTACTACTACGCTCCCTTGGATGATGTACTGATGCAGTCGGCTCTCGATCCGCTGCTCGGAAGACATCATTTAGCTGCTTTTCACCGAGCTGGATCTAAGCGGGCTCACTCCTGGGTTGAGGTTCAGGATGTTATTTGCCAGCGCCAAGGACCATTTGTCCATATGGAGATTCAAGCGAGTGGTTTCTTGTATGGCATGGTGCGCTTACTGATGGGCTTGTTGGTGCAAGTAGGTACGGGAATGCGATCGCCAGAAGAATTCACCGAACTCTGGCAATCTGAGCGTCGAGACCAAGTGAAGTATGCTGCACCCCCTCAAGGGCTCTGCCTGTTGAGAGTGGGATATCCAGATCATCCCTTTCCACCGGATATTTGGTTCGACACTCAACCTAAGCTGGTTTTGCCAGCTATGGCTGTTTCAGAACCCTGCTCACTTTGA
- the rpsM gene encoding 30S ribosomal protein S13: protein MARIAGVDLPRDKRVEIGLTYIYGIGLTRSKEVLAATGVNPDTRVKDLSDADVAALRENVETNYEIEGDLRRLEAMSIKRLMDIGTYRGRRHRMGLPVRGQRTRTNARTRRGGRRTVAGKKKAPSKK from the coding sequence GTGGCACGGATTGCCGGGGTAGACCTTCCTCGCGACAAACGCGTTGAGATTGGTCTGACTTACATTTATGGGATTGGGTTAACGCGCTCAAAGGAAGTCTTAGCTGCGACAGGTGTAAACCCTGATACGCGAGTCAAGGATTTGAGCGACGCTGATGTTGCTGCCCTTAGAGAAAACGTAGAAACCAACTACGAAATTGAGGGAGACCTGAGACGGCTCGAAGCAATGTCGATCAAGCGCTTGATGGACATTGGCACCTATAGAGGACGTCGTCATCGTATGGGCTTGCCAGTACGCGGTCAAAGAACTCGTACTAATGCTCGTACTCGTCGGGGTGGCCGTCGCACTGTTGCAGGTAAGAAGAAGGCACCTAGCAAGAAATAG
- the rplQ gene encoding 50S ribosomal protein L17, whose protein sequence is MRHRCRVHQLGKPADQRRALLRALATEVIRNGRITTTKTRAKAVRSEVEHMITLAKDGSLAARRQAMGYLYDKQLVHALFEQASTRYGDRQGGYTRILRTVSRRGDNADMAIIELT, encoded by the coding sequence ATGCGTCACCGTTGTCGTGTTCATCAACTTGGCAAACCTGCCGATCAACGTCGAGCTTTATTGAGAGCGCTCGCGACTGAAGTCATCCGGAATGGTCGGATTACAACTACTAAAACTCGGGCTAAAGCTGTCCGCTCTGAGGTGGAACACATGATCACCTTGGCTAAGGATGGATCCTTAGCAGCTCGACGTCAAGCTATGGGCTATCTGTATGACAAGCAGTTAGTTCATGCGTTATTTGAACAGGCGAGTACTCGGTACGGCGATCGCCAGGGTGGTTACACTCGGATTTTGCGTACTGTGTCTCGTCGGGGAGATAACGCCGATATGGCAATCATTGAGCTGACTTGA
- a CDS encoding DNA-directed RNA polymerase subunit alpha has translation MAQFQVECVESNTENDQSQYSRFVLEPLDRGQGTTVGNALRRVLLSNLEGSAVTAVRIAGVNHEFATIPGVREDVLDILLNMKQIVLKSYSSQPQLGRLLVHGPATVTAAQFDLPSELELVNPDQYVATLSAGATLEMEFRAERGKGYRAVDRGRDEAAALDFLHIDAVFMPVRKVNYSIEDARVGGSLEKDRLIMEVWTDGSLTPQEALSQAANILVDLFNPLKDITFEPMDKDEFPDEDPISQIPIEELQLSVRAYNCLKRAQINSVADLLDYSQEDLLEIKNFGQKSAEEVIEALQQRLGITLPQEKSAKTS, from the coding sequence GTGGCGCAGTTTCAGGTTGAATGTGTAGAGTCTAATACTGAAAACGATCAGAGTCAGTACAGCAGGTTTGTTCTGGAGCCACTAGATCGTGGTCAAGGAACTACCGTTGGGAACGCCCTTAGACGAGTTTTGCTATCTAACTTGGAAGGGTCAGCAGTCACAGCTGTTCGTATTGCTGGTGTGAACCACGAATTTGCCACCATTCCAGGTGTACGAGAAGATGTGCTAGATATTCTGCTCAATATGAAGCAGATTGTTCTGAAAAGCTATTCTTCTCAACCCCAGCTGGGCAGGTTACTAGTGCATGGTCCTGCGACAGTTACAGCTGCTCAATTTGATCTACCCTCTGAATTAGAGTTGGTGAATCCTGATCAGTATGTTGCCACGCTGTCTGCAGGAGCAACTCTAGAAATGGAGTTTAGAGCTGAGCGTGGTAAAGGTTACCGGGCTGTTGATCGTGGGCGTGATGAAGCGGCTGCGCTAGATTTTCTCCACATTGATGCAGTTTTTATGCCTGTTCGCAAGGTGAACTACAGTATCGAAGATGCTCGTGTAGGTGGTTCACTAGAGAAAGACCGACTAATCATGGAGGTCTGGACGGATGGCAGTTTAACGCCCCAAGAGGCGCTGAGCCAAGCTGCAAATATTTTGGTGGATCTGTTTAATCCTCTGAAGGACATCACCTTCGAGCCCATGGACAAGGATGAGTTTCCAGATGAGGATCCCATTAGTCAGATTCCTATTGAAGAACTACAGCTTTCAGTACGGGCTTACAACTGTCTGAAGCGGGCTCAAATTAACTCTGTTGCGGACTTGCTCGATTACAGCCAAGAAGATTTGCTGGAGATCAAAAACTTCGGCCAAAAATCTGCTGAGGAGGTGATTGAAGCCCTGCAGCAACGTTTGGGGATTACTCTGCCCCAAGAAAAGTCTGCAAAGACTAGTTAA
- the rplM gene encoding 50S ribosomal protein L13, which produces MNKTYLPPQDDLDRKWYVVDATDKRLGRLATEVAMVLRGKNKPTYTPSMDTGDFVIIVNAEKIAVTGKKRTQKLYRRHSGRPGGMKTETFAKLQARLPERILEQAVKGMLPKNTLGRQLFTKLKVYAGPDHPHAAQQPQVLEIQTIPGGQK; this is translated from the coding sequence ATGAACAAAACTTATCTTCCTCCTCAGGATGACTTGGATCGCAAGTGGTATGTCGTAGATGCTACTGACAAGCGATTAGGCCGACTAGCCACTGAAGTGGCGATGGTGTTGCGCGGTAAGAATAAACCGACCTACACCCCTTCTATGGATACTGGCGATTTCGTCATCATTGTCAACGCTGAAAAAATTGCTGTTACTGGCAAGAAGCGGACCCAAAAGCTGTATCGTCGTCACTCCGGTCGCCCAGGCGGTATGAAAACGGAAACCTTTGCCAAGTTGCAAGCCCGTTTGCCGGAAAGAATTCTGGAGCAGGCAGTGAAAGGTATGTTGCCAAAGAATACTTTGGGTCGTCAGCTGTTCACAAAGCTTAAAGTATACGCAGGGCCAGATCATCCCCATGCCGCCCAGCAGCCCCAAGTACTAGAAATTCAAACTATTCCCGGAGGACAGAAGTAA
- the infA gene encoding translation initiation factor IF-1 produces the protein MSKQDLIEMEGTVTESLPNAMFRVDLDNGFNVLAHISGKIRRNYIKILPGDRVKVELTPYDLTKGRITYRLRNKK, from the coding sequence TTGTCTAAACAAGATCTGATCGAAATGGAAGGAACTGTTACAGAATCCTTGCCTAATGCTATGTTTCGCGTTGACTTAGACAATGGATTCAACGTCCTAGCCCATATCTCTGGGAAGATTCGTCGCAACTACATCAAAATTTTGCCAGGCGATCGCGTCAAAGTTGAACTGACCCCTTATGACCTCACTAAAGGTCGAATTACTTATCGTCTGCGTAACAAGAAGTAA
- the rpsK gene encoding 30S ribosomal protein S11: MARQPTKKTGPRKQKRNVPSGMAHIQSTFNNTIVTITDTVGEVISWASSGSSGFKGAKKGTPFAAQTAAESAARRATDQGMRQIEVMVSGPGAGRETAIRALQAAGLEITLIRDVTPIPHNGCRPPKRRRV; this comes from the coding sequence ATGGCGCGACAACCGACCAAAAAAACTGGGCCTCGTAAACAAAAGCGCAATGTGCCCAGTGGTATGGCTCATATCCAATCAACGTTCAATAACACCATTGTTACCATTACAGACACAGTGGGTGAGGTGATCTCTTGGGCATCTTCTGGCTCAAGCGGCTTCAAAGGAGCTAAAAAAGGCACTCCATTTGCAGCTCAAACTGCAGCTGAAAGTGCAGCTCGTCGTGCTACCGACCAAGGAATGCGCCAAATTGAGGTGATGGTCAGTGGCCCTGGAGCTGGACGCGAAACCGCGATTCGTGCTCTCCAAGCTGCTGGGCTGGAAATTACTCTCATTCGAGATGTAACTCCAATTCCTCATAACGGTTGCCGTCCGCCCAAGCGTCGCCGAGTCTAA
- the rpmJ gene encoding 50S ribosomal protein L36, whose protein sequence is MKVRASVRKICEKCRVIRRRGRVMVICSNPKHKQRQG, encoded by the coding sequence ATGAAAGTTCGAGCATCTGTCCGGAAAATTTGTGAGAAGTGCCGCGTGATTCGCCGTCGCGGTCGAGTGATGGTGATCTGCTCCAATCCAAAACACAAGCAGCGCCAAGGCTAA
- the rpmE gene encoding 50S ribosomal protein L31: protein MPKSEIHPEWYPEAKVYCNGEVVMTVGSTKPELHVDVWSGNHPFYTGTQKIIDTEGRVERFLRKYGMMDGQPEDAAQTKKKK, encoded by the coding sequence ATGCCTAAGTCGGAGATTCATCCTGAGTGGTACCCAGAAGCCAAAGTGTACTGCAACGGGGAAGTGGTGATGACAGTGGGTTCTACCAAGCCAGAGTTGCACGTCGATGTTTGGTCTGGTAACCACCCGTTTTACACCGGAACCCAAAAAATTATTGATACCGAGGGTCGCGTTGAGCGCTTCCTACGGAAGTACGGCATGATGGACGGCCAACCAGAAGATGCAGCTCAGACGAAAAAGAAGAAGTAG
- the rpsI gene encoding 30S ribosomal protein S9, with translation MQATDQSDRVVYWGTGRRKSAIARVRLVPGNGKLTINGKPGDLYLQFNAAYLSAAKAPLETLGLENEYDILVNAEGGGLTGQADSIRLGVARALCQLDPENRKPLKIEGYMTRDPRAKERKKYGLRKARKAPQFSKR, from the coding sequence ATGCAAGCAACTGACCAAAGCGATCGCGTTGTCTATTGGGGTACAGGCCGCCGCAAGTCTGCTATTGCCCGTGTGCGTCTGGTTCCAGGCAATGGCAAGTTGACGATCAACGGCAAACCTGGCGACTTGTATCTGCAATTTAATGCAGCCTATTTGTCAGCTGCCAAGGCTCCCTTGGAGACTTTGGGTTTGGAGAACGAATATGACATTCTCGTCAACGCCGAAGGTGGCGGTTTGACAGGTCAAGCTGACTCTATTCGCTTGGGTGTAGCCCGTGCCCTGTGCCAGCTCGATCCAGAAAACCGGAAGCCTTTGAAAATCGAAGGCTATATGACCCGCGATCCCCGCGCTAAAGAGCGGAAGAAGTATGGTTTGCGCAAAGCTCGGAAAGCTCCTCAGTTCTCCAAGCGTTAA